GGCTGCGGTTTTGGAGGAAGTTGCTTTCCCAAGGACGTAAGAGCTCTCTCATGTTTAGCCCAGAGCCATGGGGTGGAACCGAGAATGCTAAATGCCATCCTCTCAGTAAATCAGGATCAACCATTAAGGTTGATCGAATTGCTTTGCAAGAGGATGGATATAAAAGGACGTACCATCGGTGTTTTGGGCCTGGCCTTCAAGCCTGGAACGGATGATGTTAGGGAAGCTCCTTCTCTAAGGGTCGTAGAGGAATTGATGAGTAGAGGAGCTAAGGTTTGTGTGCATGACTATCGTGCCATGGAAAATTTTCGCAAGCTCTTCCCTCAGGCGATGTTCTGTCGCAGTGCGAAGGAATGCATACAGAGGAGCGATGCCATAATAATTCTCACGGAATGGCCTGGTTACTCAGATCCGTCGCTCTATGGTGATAAACTGGTCATAGACGGCAGAGGAGTGACTCTCAGTTCTAACTATGAAGGAGTGTGCTGGTGATGAAAGCTGTTATTCCTGCAGCTGGTTTGGGAACTAGATTCCTGCCATTGACCAAGGGACAGCCAAAGGAGATGTTGCCTATAGTAGATAAACCGACGATTCAGTATGTGGTAGAGGAGGCCTTAGCGGCAGGGATAGATGACATCATAATCGTAACTGGAAGGGATAAGAGGGCCATCGAGGATCATTTCGATCATTGTTTTGAGTTGGAATCGTACCTTAGAATGCATGGAAGGTTAAGGGAATTGGAGGAGTTGGAGAAAATATCCAACATGGCTAGCATACATTACGTCAGGCAGAAAAGAGCGGCAGGGCTGGGGGATGCGATTTATCAGGCCCGTAAGCATATCGGGGGCGAGTCTTTTGCAGTGATGCTGGGCGATACTATTTATCGCTCCAATATACCAGTGGTTTCTCAATTGAACAAGGTCCATGCCAAGACCAAATCATCGGTAATAGCTATGGAAAGGGTGCCTAAGTCAAAGGTATCAAAATATGGCATAATTAAGGGTAAGATGATTCAAAAAGGTGTAATGGAGATTAGCGATCTAGTCGAAAAACCTTCCTTGGAACAAGCACCATCCAACATAGCCATTGCAGGAACCTATATCTTGACACCAAGTATATTCGATTGCATATCTCGCACTGAGCCGGGGTTAAATGGGGAAGTACAACTCACAGATGCATTACGCTTATTGCTTAATAGGGAGAAGATTTATGGGCTCATGATAGAAGGTGTGAGGTATGATGTTGGGGACATGCTAGGATGGCTGAAGACTAATATGGTATTTGTCCTAGAAGACCCTCGATATGCAAATGATATGAAAAAATTCCTTCGCTCTTATCTTCAATCCAATTCCAAATCTAAGAAGACTCATCGTAATATCAGGTCAGAGAAGAGCTGAAGAGCGGAAAGAGCATGAAATCAGATAGTTGTGAATTGGAACCGTATCTGGTCAGTGTAATCATACCCACACACGACCGCCCTGAGCTGTTGGCAAGATCTCTGAGGAGCGTTTTAAGCCAGACGTATAAGAATCTGGAGGTGATTGTGGTCGACGATGATACAAAAGCAGATCTTCTGCAGTTGGTGGAGTCATTCAATGATCATAGAATAAAATTTATTAAATTAAAAGAAAAGAGTGGTGCCCCAAAAGCAAGGAACGTAGGGCTCGCTTCCGCCTCAGGTTCCTTCATTGCTTTTCAAGATGATGACGACGAATGGTATCCAGATAAGATCTCTGCGCAAATGGAAGATCTTGCAAAGAAAAATTGGAAGTATAAAATATCGTATTGCCTGGGCGAGGTTCAGGATGATTCAAATGGTACCATCATTATTTTTAGTAAGAATGGTTGGGACGGTCCTCATTTGGATCAGCTAATTTCTGGCGAGATACGTCCATGCGCTATATGCTTT
This sequence is a window from Methanomassiliicoccales archaeon. Protein-coding genes within it:
- a CDS encoding UDP binding domain-containing protein; the encoded protein is GCGFGGSCFPKDVRALSCLAQSHGVEPRMLNAILSVNQDQPLRLIELLCKRMDIKGRTIGVLGLAFKPGTDDVREAPSLRVVEELMSRGAKVCVHDYRAMENFRKLFPQAMFCRSAKECIQRSDAIIILTEWPGYSDPSLYGDKLVIDGRGVTLSSNYEGVCW
- the galU gene encoding UTP--glucose-1-phosphate uridylyltransferase GalU, which gives rise to MKAVIPAAGLGTRFLPLTKGQPKEMLPIVDKPTIQYVVEEALAAGIDDIIIVTGRDKRAIEDHFDHCFELESYLRMHGRLRELEELEKISNMASIHYVRQKRAAGLGDAIYQARKHIGGESFAVMLGDTIYRSNIPVVSQLNKVHAKTKSSVIAMERVPKSKVSKYGIIKGKMIQKGVMEISDLVEKPSLEQAPSNIAIAGTYILTPSIFDCISRTEPGLNGEVQLTDALRLLLNREKIYGLMIEGVRYDVGDMLGWLKTNMVFVLEDPRYANDMKKFLRSYLQSNSKSKKTHRNIRSEKS
- a CDS encoding glycosyltransferase family 2 protein produces the protein MKSDSCELEPYLVSVIIPTHDRPELLARSLRSVLSQTYKNLEVIVVDDDTKADLLQLVESFNDHRIKFIKLKEKSGAPKARNVGLASASGSFIAFQDDDDEWYPDKISAQMEDLAKKNWKYKISYCLGEVQDDSNGTIIIFSKNGWDGPHLDQLISGEIRPCAICFLIARECLDKVGGWRQDLPRMQDRELWIRLAQHYEFAFLNRVLARIHIGHGPRISDNFANRMEAQRKIYLAHRQLFWKHRKALSGYFLNWGFELLDNGYRYQAMELFVKAAIAWPFKHQTYIALLLALKGKEKNNS